A single genomic interval of Gallus gallus isolate bGalGal1 chromosome 10, bGalGal1.mat.broiler.GRCg7b, whole genome shotgun sequence harbors:
- the MESDC1 gene encoding talin rod domain-containing protein 1, translated as MASGGSGKSSSEVSGGGIPSGSSLQRKKLISICDHCKIKMQLVADLLLLSSETRPVNTESLSVFGESFEKCRDTIIARTKGLSILTHDVQSQLNMGRFGEVGESLMEMGELVVSLTECSAHAAYLAAVETPGAQPAMPGLVDRYKVTRCRHEVEHGCGVLKTTPLADMSPQLLLEVSQNMSKNLKFLTDACVLASEKSKDKFAKEQFKLSVKCMSTSASALLACVKEVKTSPSELTRNRCVLFSGPLVQSVYALVGFATEPQFLGKAATINPEGKAVQTAILGGAMSVVSACVLLTQCLRDIAQHPESSTKMSDYRERLRNSACAVSDGCNLLSQALRERSSPRTLPPVNSNSVN; from the coding sequence ATGGCTAGCGGCGGCTCTGGCAAGTCCAGCAGCGAGGTGTCCGGCGGCGGCATCCCCAGcggcagctccctgcagaggaagaagctcATCTCTATCTGCGACCACTGCAAGATCAAGATGCAACTGGTGGCCGATCTGCTTCTGCTGTCGAGCGAGACCAGGCCGGTGAACACCGAGAGCTTGTCTGTCTTCGGCGAGTCTTTCGAGAAGTGCAGGGACACGATTATCGCCAGGACCAAAGGACTTTCCATCTTGACCCACGACGTCCAGAGCCAGCTCAATATGGGACGCTTCGGGGAGGTGGGGGAAAGCCTGATGGAGATGGGGGAGCTGGTGGTCTCCCTGACTGAGTGCTCTGCCCACGCTGCCTACCTGGCTGCCGTGGAGACTCCGGGGGCCCAGCCTGCCATGCCCGGCTTGGTGGATCGCTACAAGGTGACGCGATGTCGGCACGAGGTGGAGCACGGCTGCGGGGTCTTGAAGACCACCCCTTTGGCAGATATGAGccctcagctcctgctggaggTTTCCCAGAACATGTCCAAGAACTTGAAATTCCTGACAGACGCCTGTGTGCTGGCCAGTGAGAAATCCAAGGATAAATTTGCTAAGGAGCAGTTCAAACTCAGTGTCAAATGTATGAGCACCAGCGCCTCCGCCCTCTTGGCGTGTGTCAAGGAGGTCAAGACTTCACCCAGCGAGCTGACCAGGAACCGCTGCGTCTTGTTCAGTGGACCTTTGGTGCAGTCTGTCTACGCTCTGGTGGGCTTTGCCACTGAGCCCCAGTTTTTGGGTAAAGCTGCCACCATCAATCCGGAGGGCAAAGCTGTGCAAACTGCTATCCTAGGAGGAGCCATGAGTGTGGTTTCCGCTTGTGTGCTCCTGACCCAATGCCTCAGGGATATAGCCCAACACCCCGAAAGTAGCACCAAAATGAGCGATTACAGGGAAAGGTTGAGGAACTCAGCTTGCGCCGTCTCGGATGGTTGCAACCTGTTATCTCAGGCACTAAGAGAAAGATCTTCACCCAGGACTTTACCGCCAGTGAACTCCAATTCTGTGAATTAA